In Polyangia bacterium, a single genomic region encodes these proteins:
- a CDS encoding HAD-IIIC family phosphatase: MAGVDRRDEAPCVSSRDQTPRLARQELAEALRAVLPAVPGIAVIHSSLPALIGTEPFGRWDALAALESLVAEGWTICLPAFTFSFCGGKPFDLRSSPSEVGILADWAHADLRDARRTPHPIYSFVVAGPLAAEIEALRPETIFGAGSAFAFFERHAATLVMLGCDWTFCTPLHRYEELAAVPYRHYKDFAGVARLGDSEGAASARMFVRDLASGAQNDFSPVIDALRSRGAIATRALWRGQVEATSVSALAAVCQEQLAADPFAHVKDAAQLAYRLAKRRQKETATPLSIAILGHANVEQLRSAVDAQMEELLVGRLTRTHAVPFGQLAQEVLNPRSALGGFEPEVSIFVDRLEDLIGAASIEGIAPDVIEERVAAYGDLIVRHAAAHKGLTIVFRFALLAHPIGAAERQVRSCVEELNTLLAAKLATLDPLVFVDVGSEAALFGGPVRDSRLWLMGRFPFSEPFSRHLARRCAGIVLAALGKTARLVVLDLDNTLWGGVLGEDGPEGIQLGGDYPGNAFAEFQKALQRLAARGVALALASKNDEELALDTLQRHPAMHLRQASIVSHRINWEPKWCNVKAICDELGLGLESVLFVDDNRVEREQVRRWLPEVKVLDLPDDPVDYVLALESCPWLEVSTVTTEDLHRVDSYRQRAIIEQERRNADGLESFLGSLQMTLQLAPLDPGNSARAVQLCQKTNQFNTTTHRYDKAQLEAIVAAGGDVIVVGLADRFTNLENIGIIVFKPHPERRNFGLIDDFLLSCRVLGRGLETGVLYWALAYAHRRQWKGLGGYVVETERNAPARNVFKEAGFRQELSSGQWLRSSDPPPPVPGWFAVDDRSHRSPARDLRVAQ, encoded by the coding sequence GTGGCAGGTGTTGACCGTCGCGATGAGGCACCCTGCGTGTCGTCGCGCGATCAAACGCCCCGCCTGGCCAGGCAGGAGCTGGCCGAGGCCTTGCGCGCGGTGCTGCCGGCTGTGCCCGGCATCGCGGTCATCCACTCGTCGCTGCCGGCGCTGATCGGGACGGAACCATTTGGTCGCTGGGATGCGCTGGCCGCGCTGGAGAGTTTGGTGGCGGAAGGTTGGACCATCTGTTTGCCGGCGTTCACCTTCAGTTTCTGCGGCGGCAAGCCCTTCGACCTGCGTTCTAGCCCGTCGGAGGTCGGCATCCTGGCGGATTGGGCCCACGCTGATCTTCGCGACGCGCGGCGCACGCCGCATCCCATCTACTCGTTCGTGGTGGCAGGCCCATTGGCCGCCGAGATCGAGGCGCTGCGCCCGGAGACCATCTTCGGCGCGGGCAGCGCGTTCGCGTTCTTCGAACGGCACGCCGCGACCCTGGTCATGCTGGGTTGCGACTGGACGTTTTGCACGCCGCTGCACCGCTATGAAGAGCTGGCCGCGGTTCCCTATCGCCATTACAAGGACTTCGCCGGGGTGGCGCGCCTCGGAGACAGCGAAGGGGCCGCTTCGGCGCGCATGTTCGTTCGCGACCTTGCATCCGGCGCGCAGAACGATTTCTCGCCCGTCATCGACGCCCTTCGGTCGCGGGGGGCAATTGCCACGCGCGCGCTTTGGCGCGGGCAGGTGGAGGCGACCTCTGTCTCGGCGCTGGCCGCGGTCTGTCAGGAGCAACTGGCCGCCGATCCCTTCGCGCACGTGAAGGACGCCGCGCAGCTCGCGTATCGGCTGGCGAAGCGGCGCCAGAAGGAGACGGCAACACCACTTTCGATCGCCATCCTCGGACACGCCAACGTCGAGCAATTGCGTTCCGCCGTCGACGCTCAGATGGAAGAGCTTTTGGTGGGGCGGCTGACCAGGACCCACGCCGTCCCGTTCGGCCAGTTGGCGCAAGAGGTGCTGAACCCGCGGTCCGCGCTGGGCGGGTTCGAACCGGAGGTTTCAATCTTCGTCGACCGTCTTGAAGATCTGATCGGCGCCGCATCGATCGAGGGCATCGCCCCCGACGTCATTGAAGAGCGCGTAGCGGCCTACGGCGATCTGATCGTGCGGCACGCGGCCGCCCACAAAGGCCTGACCATCGTCTTTCGCTTCGCGCTTCTTGCGCACCCCATCGGCGCCGCCGAGCGACAGGTCCGAAGCTGTGTCGAGGAACTTAACACCCTGCTGGCCGCGAAATTGGCCACGCTCGATCCGCTGGTCTTCGTCGACGTCGGCTCGGAGGCGGCGCTGTTCGGCGGCCCGGTCCGCGACAGCCGCCTGTGGCTGATGGGGCGCTTCCCCTTCTCGGAGCCCTTCTCCCGTCATCTGGCCCGTCGCTGCGCGGGGATCGTCCTGGCTGCCCTGGGGAAGACGGCCAGGCTGGTCGTTCTTGATCTGGACAACACGCTGTGGGGTGGCGTGCTGGGCGAGGACGGTCCGGAGGGAATTCAGCTCGGCGGCGACTACCCCGGCAACGCCTTCGCGGAATTTCAGAAGGCGCTGCAACGACTGGCGGCCCGCGGGGTGGCGCTGGCGCTGGCCAGCAAGAACGACGAGGAGCTGGCCCTCGATACGCTGCAGCGGCATCCAGCGATGCACCTGCGCCAGGCAAGCATCGTCAGCCACCGCATCAACTGGGAACCCAAGTGGTGCAACGTCAAGGCGATCTGCGATGAGCTCGGCCTTGGTCTCGAGTCCGTGCTCTTCGTCGACGACAATCGCGTCGAGCGCGAGCAGGTGCGACGTTGGCTGCCTGAAGTGAAGGTTCTCGACCTGCCCGATGACCCGGTGGACTATGTCCTGGCGCTGGAGTCCTGCCCGTGGCTAGAGGTCTCCACGGTAACCACCGAAGACCTGCATCGGGTGGACAGCTATCGACAGCGCGCGATCATCGAACAAGAGCGGCGAAACGCCGACGGGCTGGAGAGCTTCCTCGGCAGCCTGCAGATGACGCTGCAGCTGGCGCCGCTCGATCCGGGGAACAGCGCGCGGGCGGTCCAGCTCTGCCAGAAGACCAATCAGTTCAACACCACCACCCACCGCTACGACAAGGCGCAACTGGAAGCCATCGTCGCTGCCGGCGGCGACGTGATCGTCGTCGGCCTGGCGGACAGGTTCACGAACCTGGAGAACATCGGGATCATCGTCTTCAAGCCACACCCCGAGCGGCGAAACTTTGGTCTGATCGACGATTTTCTGCTTTCTTGCCGGGTCCTCGGACGCGGCCTCGAGACCGGCGTGCTCTACTGGGCGCTGGCGTACGCCCACCGTCGGCAATGGAAGGGTCTCGGTGGATACGTGGTCGAGACCGAGCGGAATGCGCCGGCAAGGAACGTCTTCAAAGAGGCGGGCTTTCGGCAAGAGCTGTCTTCTGGACAATGGCTGCGCTCCAGCGATCCGCCGCCGCCCGTGCCGGGTTGGTTCGCCGTGGACGACCGCAGCCACCGTTCGCCCGCCCGTGACCTGCGGGTTGCCCAATGA
- a CDS encoding SDR family NAD(P)-dependent oxidoreductase, protein MSGPDRNGRFDRFAVGDHAVFARSFTSADFACFSQVSGDSNLLHHDEAYARAHSPFGTPIVPLHLTMAPLSMIAGMIFPGEPSLYLGHEVTAAKAVKYGERLQYTARIVSINHSHRTLTLRVLALRDVDVVLDATMRVQARSEEWASGPSELVRQARPALALVTGASGEIGSAIAEALAKAGWRLLLQDRGATPRRQRLLERLGSDATDVRFVAADLARSTDLGPLLDAIRAADDLDLVVHVASPAVEAPVDELVAVNFSALKQITDAALPALLARQQGAIALIGTTAVRASLPGWEAYSGAKAMAMNLVDTIDRRFARFGVRGYTLAPGYVATRFSASYRQASDAALLPGEVAEALVTMVRDPTGGANTIFLEPGRASRGQFVFQRAAPDAAPSIPNQVPNDDHQPEPSAGLSPARSTEAEGGVAKTIRAVLRLPSASDLRGGGLGLTPGWDSLKHIEIIVAIEALVGLRFKSSEIEATHRYDDLVALCARKTPITPPASEPVRSQRGNGTGTSSG, encoded by the coding sequence ATGAGCGGCCCGGATCGAAACGGTCGCTTCGATCGCTTCGCGGTGGGAGATCACGCGGTGTTCGCGCGATCATTTACCAGCGCGGATTTCGCCTGCTTCTCGCAGGTGAGCGGCGATTCGAATCTCCTGCATCACGACGAGGCGTACGCGCGCGCCCACAGCCCGTTCGGCACGCCGATCGTGCCGTTGCATTTGACGATGGCGCCGCTGTCGATGATCGCCGGCATGATCTTTCCGGGAGAGCCGTCGCTTTACCTAGGGCACGAGGTCACCGCTGCAAAGGCGGTGAAATACGGTGAGCGCTTGCAATACACGGCGCGGATCGTCTCGATCAACCACAGCCACCGCACCCTGACCCTCCGGGTCCTGGCCCTTCGTGACGTCGACGTGGTTCTCGACGCCACCATGCGGGTTCAGGCTCGAAGCGAAGAATGGGCGTCGGGGCCTTCCGAACTGGTGCGACAAGCCAGGCCCGCACTGGCGCTGGTCACCGGCGCCAGTGGCGAGATCGGCAGCGCCATCGCCGAGGCTCTAGCAAAGGCCGGCTGGCGTTTGCTGCTGCAGGATCGGGGAGCGACGCCCCGGCGGCAGCGCTTGCTTGAAAGGCTCGGCTCCGATGCGACCGACGTGCGCTTCGTGGCGGCCGATCTGGCCCGTTCAACCGACCTTGGCCCGCTGCTGGACGCGATCCGCGCCGCGGACGATCTCGATCTCGTGGTCCACGTCGCGTCGCCGGCCGTGGAGGCGCCCGTCGACGAGCTGGTAGCGGTCAATTTTTCGGCGTTGAAGCAGATCACCGACGCTGCGCTTCCGGCGCTGCTGGCCCGCCAGCAGGGAGCCATCGCGCTCATCGGCACGACCGCCGTCCGGGCGTCATTGCCGGGATGGGAGGCTTACTCCGGCGCGAAGGCCATGGCGATGAACCTTGTCGACACCATCGATCGACGCTTCGCCCGCTTTGGCGTGCGCGGCTACACGCTGGCGCCGGGATACGTGGCGACGCGATTCTCCGCCTCCTACCGCCAGGCTTCCGATGCCGCGCTTTTGCCCGGCGAGGTGGCCGAGGCACTGGTCACGATGGTGCGCGATCCGACTGGAGGGGCCAACACGATCTTCCTCGAGCCTGGTCGAGCGAGCCGCGGCCAATTCGTCTTCCAGCGCGCAGCGCCAGACGCTGCCCCATCGATCCCGAACCAGGTTCCGAACGACGACCACCAGCCCGAACCCAGCGCGGGGCTCTCGCCCGCTCGGTCGACGGAAGCAGAAGGCGGCGTCGCGAAGACGATCCGCGCCGTTCTGCGCTTGCCGTCCGCCTCTGACCTGCGAGGCGGCGGCCTCGGTCTGACACCGGGGTGGGACTCCCTCAAGCACATCGAAATCATCGTGGCGATCGAAGCCCTTGTCGGGCTGCGCTTCAAATCAAGCGAGATCGAGGCGACGCATCGCTATGACGATCTCGTCGCCTTGTGCGCGCGGAAGACGCCGATCACCCCACCTGCCAGTGAGCCCGTCAGGAGCCAGCGTGGAAACGGCACCGGAACCAGCAGCGGATAG